The Lutibacter profundi genome includes a region encoding these proteins:
- the glmS gene encoding glutamine--fructose-6-phosphate transaminase (isomerizing), translated as MCGIVGYLGFRKAYPIVINGLQRLEYRGYDSAGVVLTNKKGMQLYKTKGKVAELKKLAENKDIDGNLALGHTRWATHGIPNNENSHPHVSSSGNLVIVHNGIIENYNTLKKELLTRGYTFKSETDTEVLINLIEEVKTTNNCKLGKAVQLALTNVVGAYAIAVFDVTKPDEIIVARLGSPIAIGIGENSQEFFVASDASPFIEYTKDAVYLDDEELAIIKLGRDIKIHKIQDDSEVEPTIQELKLNLEQIEKGGYNHFMLKEIYEQPNAIIDTYRGRLLANNGIIKMGSVDNNIAKFLNANKIIIVACGTSWHAGLVAEYLFEDLARIPVEVEYASEFRYRNPVINKGDVVIAISQSGETADTLAAIKLAKSKGAFVFGICNVVGSSIARETDTGAYTHAGPEIGVASTKAFTTQITVLTLMALKLGNLKGEISNSRFHAFLQEMTLIPSKIEETLKISSEIERIAAIYKDASNCLYLGRGYNFPVALEGALKLKEISYIHAEGYPAAEMKHGPIALIDESMPVVIIATNKGHYDKVVSNIQEIKSRNGKIIAVVTKGDTTVREIADHVIEIPETEEAFTPLLATIPLQLLSYYIAVMRGCDVDQPRNLAKSVTVE; from the coding sequence ATGTGTGGAATTGTTGGTTATTTAGGTTTTAGAAAGGCATACCCAATAGTTATAAACGGTTTACAGCGTTTAGAATATAGAGGTTATGACAGCGCAGGAGTTGTTTTAACTAATAAAAAGGGAATGCAACTTTATAAAACAAAAGGAAAAGTTGCTGAATTAAAAAAACTTGCTGAAAATAAAGATATTGATGGAAATTTAGCTTTAGGGCACACTCGTTGGGCTACTCATGGTATTCCTAATAATGAAAATTCACATCCACATGTTTCTAGTTCAGGAAATTTAGTAATTGTCCACAACGGAATAATTGAAAACTACAATACGTTAAAAAAAGAACTTCTAACAAGGGGATATACTTTTAAAAGCGAAACAGATACTGAAGTTTTAATTAATTTGATAGAAGAGGTAAAAACCACCAATAACTGCAAATTAGGAAAAGCTGTTCAATTAGCACTTACAAATGTAGTTGGAGCTTATGCAATTGCTGTTTTTGACGTTACTAAACCAGATGAAATAATTGTTGCACGTTTAGGAAGCCCTATAGCTATTGGTATAGGCGAAAATAGCCAAGAATTTTTTGTAGCATCTGATGCTTCTCCATTTATTGAATATACTAAAGATGCAGTTTATTTAGATGATGAGGAACTCGCAATAATTAAGTTAGGAAGAGATATTAAAATTCATAAAATTCAAGATGATTCTGAGGTTGAACCAACTATTCAAGAATTAAAATTAAATTTAGAGCAAATAGAAAAAGGTGGTTACAATCACTTTATGTTAAAGGAGATTTATGAGCAACCAAATGCAATTATTGACACCTATAGAGGAAGGCTTTTGGCAAATAATGGCATTATTAAAATGGGTAGCGTTGATAATAATATTGCAAAATTTTTAAATGCAAATAAAATTATTATTGTTGCTTGTGGCACTTCTTGGCATGCAGGTTTGGTGGCTGAATATTTATTTGAAGATTTAGCACGTATTCCTGTAGAAGTGGAATATGCTTCTGAATTTAGGTACCGTAACCCTGTAATTAATAAAGGTGATGTTGTAATTGCAATATCTCAATCTGGAGAAACAGCAGACACTTTAGCAGCTATAAAATTAGCTAAATCTAAAGGAGCATTTGTTTTTGGAATATGTAATGTTGTTGGGTCGTCTATTGCTAGAGAAACAGATACAGGAGCATATACTCATGCCGGCCCAGAAATAGGAGTTGCATCAACAAAGGCATTTACAACTCAAATTACAGTACTAACATTAATGGCTTTAAAACTAGGAAATTTAAAAGGTGAAATTTCAAATTCTAGGTTTCATGCATTTTTACAAGAAATGACTTTGATTCCTTCTAAAATTGAAGAGACATTAAAAATTAGTTCTGAAATTGAAAGAATAGCAGCTATTTATAAAGACGCTTCTAATTGCCTGTATTTAGGAAGAGGTTATAATTTCCCCGTAGCTCTTGAAGGTGCATTAAAATTAAAAGAAATTTCATACATACATGCAGAAGGTTATCCAGCTGCTGAAATGAAGCACGGGCCAATTGCATTAATTGATGAATCTATGCCTGTTGTAATAATAGCTACAAACAAAGGTCATTATGATAAAGTGGTGAGTAATATTCAGGAAATAAAATCACGTAATGGAAAAATAATTGCTGTAGTTACAAAAGGAGATACAACAGTTAGAGAAATTGCTGACCACGTAATAGAGATTCCTGAAACTGAAGAAGCCTTTACACCATTGCTTGCCACTATACCTTTACAATTGCTATCATATTATATTGCTGTAATGAGAGGTTGTGATGTAGATCAACCAAGAAATTTAGCAAAATCCGTTACGGTGGAGTAA
- a CDS encoding carbohydrate kinase, whose product MTKREQEILIILKENPLITQQELANILGIKRSSVGVHLSNLLKKGYLKGKGYIINEAPYLVVLGGANVDIVGFTDVPLVMKDSNQGTLKISMGGVGRNIAENLVRLGLNTKLISVIGDDANGYQLKSHSQQIGLDILDSLFLKNQPTSVHLAIMDEHNDMALGLSAMDIYNQFSLAFIKKKHEILQKAECIVLDTNMPKAILDAVAANYHSQKLFLDAVAGSKALRAKNILQFLYVLKVNRLEAEILSGLTIKKTTDVPKLANYFHKIGVKNVCITLGNEGAFYSNSKINGYIKPQKISVINANGAGDAFMAGLIFYDLQNKSLKESASFGMTCAAVTLEHEDNVHPELQQKLNTQLKTFK is encoded by the coding sequence ATGACTAAGCGAGAACAAGAAATTCTGATTATACTAAAGGAAAACCCTTTAATAACACAGCAAGAACTAGCAAATATATTAGGAATTAAACGTTCATCTGTTGGCGTGCATTTAAGTAATCTACTTAAAAAAGGTTATTTAAAAGGTAAAGGATATATTATAAATGAAGCTCCTTATTTAGTAGTTTTAGGAGGTGCTAATGTTGATATTGTTGGTTTTACAGATGTTCCTTTAGTTATGAAAGATTCCAACCAAGGAACACTTAAAATTTCTATGGGTGGCGTTGGCAGAAATATTGCCGAAAATTTAGTAAGGCTTGGTTTAAATACAAAATTGATAAGTGTAATTGGAGATGACGCAAATGGATATCAACTTAAATCACATTCTCAACAAATTGGATTGGACATTTTAGATAGTTTGTTTTTGAAAAATCAACCTACATCCGTCCATTTAGCAATAATGGATGAGCATAACGACATGGCTTTGGGACTTTCTGCTATGGATATTTATAATCAGTTTAGCTTGGCCTTTATCAAAAAAAAGCATGAAATTTTACAAAAAGCCGAATGTATTGTTTTAGATACCAATATGCCAAAAGCAATTTTAGATGCAGTAGCTGCTAATTATCATTCTCAAAAACTATTTTTAGATGCAGTAGCTGGTTCAAAAGCCTTACGTGCTAAAAACATTTTACAGTTTTTATACGTTTTAAAAGTGAACCGGTTAGAAGCTGAAATTTTAAGCGGACTAACCATTAAAAAAACTACAGACGTTCCTAAACTTGCCAATTACTTTCACAAAATAGGAGTAAAAAACGTATGTATTACACTAGGTAATGAAGGTGCTTTTTATAGTAATTCCAAAATAAATGGTTATATAAAACCACAAAAAATAAGTGTTATAAACGCCAATGGAGCCGGTGATGCTTTTATGGCTGGACTCATTTTTTATGATTTACAAAATAAATCATTGAAAGAAAGTGCATCTTTTGGGATGACCTGTGCTGCCGTTACTTTAGAACATGAAGACAATGTACACCCAGAATTACAACAAAAACTTAATACCCAACTAAAAACATTTAAATGA
- a CDS encoding DUF4270 domain-containing protein — protein sequence MTTKVVNAIKYFGLLFLVFFMVISCEQNIESIGVNLVDNNNFSTNALTSEVFTTPQNINRVPTTGIPQYLLGVYSDPEFGKLKASIVSQLSLPVIDIEYNYGTNSSIDSVILNIPYQVTREENYADGKPKFSIDSIIGDTDVEFQLSVYELKTFLNTLDPEDPSKNAVYYSDKVFQKGTTPFYSANFKVNPDDTISIIKRYLADGTVFDKDTIKQTDLSPSIKIPLNESMIQQIFVDNASGIEFSSLDEFHHYFRGLYIEAEELLNDKSHLISLNMANAKITIYFSNDEDEGADIDLNGNGVNGEQGVRIKKEFIFVFGAIKSNILERDYTNSRQSGNDRLYVQGAAGTMEILELFKNENINELQSNNWLITDANLTFYVDQNASSNIAPEQLLLYNYDKKEHIRDMMSEGLAAFGGRLERDEDGNPYKYVFKITDYVSELLKSEEPLDLVKLGLRVYNSTDLPASIIDNKIKDFNWNPKGVVLFGANESAGDKKVKLEISYSQINN from the coding sequence ACAACAAAAGTTGTAAATGCAATTAAATACTTTGGATTATTATTCTTAGTATTTTTTATGGTAATTTCATGTGAACAAAACATTGAAAGTATTGGTGTAAATCTTGTAGATAACAATAATTTTAGTACAAACGCTCTAACTTCAGAAGTTTTTACAACCCCTCAAAATATTAATAGAGTACCTACAACGGGTATTCCACAATATTTATTAGGAGTATATTCAGACCCTGAATTTGGAAAGTTAAAAGCGTCAATTGTATCTCAATTATCACTTCCAGTAATTGATATTGAATATAATTATGGAACAAATTCAAGTATTGATTCAGTAATACTCAACATTCCATATCAAGTAACAAGAGAAGAAAATTATGCAGATGGGAAACCCAAATTTTCTATAGACTCAATTATTGGTGATACTGACGTTGAATTTCAATTAAGTGTTTATGAACTTAAAACTTTTTTAAATACGTTGGACCCAGAAGATCCTTCAAAAAACGCAGTTTATTATTCAGATAAAGTATTTCAAAAAGGGACAACTCCTTTTTATTCAGCAAACTTTAAAGTTAACCCAGACGATACAATATCTATAATAAAAAGATATTTGGCTGACGGAACTGTTTTTGATAAAGACACTATTAAACAAACAGACCTAAGTCCAAGCATTAAAATTCCTTTAAACGAAAGTATGATTCAACAAATTTTTGTTGATAACGCATCTGGCATTGAATTCTCGTCATTAGATGAGTTTCATCATTATTTTAGAGGGCTGTATATTGAGGCAGAAGAATTATTGAATGATAAATCACATTTAATATCGCTAAATATGGCAAATGCAAAAATAACGATATATTTTTCAAATGATGAAGATGAGGGCGCAGATATAGATTTAAATGGAAATGGCGTTAATGGAGAGCAAGGAGTTAGAATAAAGAAAGAATTTATATTTGTATTTGGAGCTATTAAATCAAATATATTAGAGAGAGATTATACAAATTCTCGTCAAAGTGGTAATGATAGACTGTATGTACAAGGAGCTGCAGGAACTATGGAAATTTTAGAGTTATTTAAAAATGAAAATATAAACGAATTACAAAGTAATAATTGGTTAATTACCGATGCTAACCTAACCTTTTATGTAGATCAAAACGCATCAAGTAACATTGCCCCGGAGCAGCTTTTATTATACAATTATGATAAAAAAGAGCATATACGAGATATGATGTCTGAAGGATTGGCTGCATTTGGAGGGAGATTAGAAAGAGATGAAGATGGAAACCCATATAAGTATGTATTTAAAATTACAGATTATGTATCAGAACTTTTAAAATCTGAAGAACCTTTAGATTTAGTAAAATTAGGATTAAGAGTCTATAATTCTACAGATTTACCTGCGAGTATTATAGATAATAAAATAAAAGATTTTAATTGGAATCCAAAAGGAGTTGTTCTGTTTGGTGCAAATGAAAGTGCAGGAGATAAAAAAGTTAAACTAGAAATTTCTTACTCTCAAATTAATAATTAA
- a CDS encoding BtpA/SgcQ family protein: protein MEKFLKIFKRNQIIIGMIHLKALPGTPGYKNNNNEILETALMEAQLYKKAGIDALAIENMHDVPYIKNEVGHEISAMMTLIGSQIKQTTQLPCGIQVLSSANRAALAVAKAANLDFIRAEGFVFGHLADEGYIDSCAGDLLRYRKQIDAEEIAVFTDIKKKHSSHALTSDISLEETAKTAEYFRSDGLIITGTSTGEEANIEEVKTVKKACKIPVIVGSGVTLKNLETYLPIADALIVGSWFKEDGHWKNALNYDKIARFMEEAKRIRLK, encoded by the coding sequence ATGGAAAAATTTCTCAAAATTTTTAAAAGAAATCAGATAATTATTGGAATGATTCATTTAAAAGCTTTGCCAGGTACGCCAGGTTATAAAAATAATAACAATGAAATTTTAGAAACTGCCTTAATGGAAGCCCAATTATATAAAAAAGCAGGAATAGATGCTTTAGCAATAGAAAATATGCACGATGTACCTTACATTAAAAATGAGGTAGGACATGAAATTAGTGCAATGATGACGCTTATTGGTTCGCAAATAAAGCAAACAACACAATTGCCTTGTGGTATTCAAGTATTATCATCAGCTAACAGAGCTGCGTTAGCAGTTGCAAAAGCAGCAAATTTGGATTTTATTCGTGCTGAAGGGTTTGTATTTGGGCATTTGGCCGATGAAGGTTATATAGATTCTTGCGCTGGAGATTTATTGCGTTACAGGAAACAAATTGACGCAGAAGAAATAGCAGTTTTTACAGATATTAAAAAGAAGCATAGTTCCCATGCATTAACTTCAGATATTAGTTTAGAAGAAACAGCCAAAACAGCCGAATACTTTAGGAGTGATGGACTTATAATAACGGGAACAAGTACAGGTGAAGAAGCAAATATTGAGGAGGTGAAAACGGTAAAAAAAGCTTGTAAAATTCCTGTAATTGTAGGTTCGGGTGTAACTTTAAAAAATTTAGAAACATATTTACCTATTGCAGATGCTTTAATTGTTGGTTCTTGGTTTAAAGAAGATGGGCATTGGAAAAATGCTCTAAATTATGATAAAATTGCAAGGTTTATGGAAGAAGCAAAAAGGATTAGACTTAAATAA
- a CDS encoding pseudouridine-5'-phosphate glycosidase — protein sequence MNSFLEIHPEVKQALANNKPVVALESTIISHGMPYPKNMETALHVEQIVRNNRAIPATIAIINGKLKAGLTKTEIELLAKQGPSVIKTSRRDIPYLVSKNLTGATTVASTMIIAQMAGIKIFATGGIGGVHRGAAESFDISADLQELAHTNVAVVCAGAKAILDLNLTLEYLETQGVPVIGYKTKELPAFYTRKSGLNVDFKLDSAQEIATFLKSKWDLNLNGGVVIANPVPSEYQMDYSLIMSIIDNALLEADKLGVKGKESTPFLLEKITDLTQGQSLETNIQLVLNNAKLASKIACNYVKLINH from the coding sequence ATGAATTCTTTTTTAGAAATACATCCTGAAGTTAAACAAGCACTTGCTAATAACAAACCTGTTGTAGCACTAGAATCTACCATTATATCACACGGAATGCCTTATCCAAAAAATATGGAAACTGCATTGCACGTTGAACAAATTGTACGTAACAATCGTGCTATTCCTGCAACCATTGCAATTATCAATGGTAAATTAAAAGCCGGATTAACAAAAACAGAAATAGAGTTATTAGCCAAACAAGGACCATCTGTAATTAAAACAAGTAGAAGAGATATTCCTTATTTAGTTTCTAAAAATTTGACTGGGGCAACAACAGTTGCTTCAACCATGATTATTGCGCAAATGGCTGGTATTAAAATATTTGCAACTGGTGGTATTGGAGGAGTTCATAGAGGAGCAGCTGAAAGTTTTGATATTTCGGCAGATTTACAAGAACTAGCCCATACCAATGTTGCGGTGGTTTGCGCAGGAGCAAAAGCTATTTTAGATCTTAATTTAACGTTGGAATATTTAGAAACTCAAGGGGTTCCTGTAATTGGATACAAAACCAAAGAATTACCTGCTTTTTACACTCGTAAAAGCGGATTAAATGTAGATTTTAAACTAGATTCAGCACAAGAAATAGCTACCTTTCTCAAAAGTAAATGGGATTTAAACCTCAATGGAGGCGTTGTTATTGCAAATCCGGTACCTTCTGAATATCAAATGGATTATTCACTCATAATGAGCATTATTGATAATGCACTTTTAGAAGCAGATAAATTAGGTGTAAAAGGAAAAGAAAGCACTCCTTTTTTATTAGAAAAAATAACTGATTTAACTCAGGGTCAAAGTTTAGAAACTAACATTCAATTAGTTTTAAATAATGCTAAACTAGCTTCAAAAATTGCATGCAATTATGTAAAACTAATAAACCATTAA